The sequence AATGATGAAGCTTTAGGACGCGCAGGTGTCAGATCGGATAGGTTGTCACGGGGTCATGGTTCATTTTCTGGCTAGTTTCCGGTTGAATAATGCAGCGAGTGgacttatatttcaatttattaagGTGAGGTATTTAATGTAATAAAACTCGTAGAGCATATGAAATGGCGACTGTATTTACTTCCTGTATAAAGGATGATGATATAATAACGTGTACAATTTGTCTAGAACAGTTTAACAATCCGAagtatttaccatgtttacatacATTTTGCGAAAGTTGTATTGCCACATATATTACTTCCGCGTTTGaaaaagataatacaaatattGGTTGTCCAGTTTGTAGAGCTAAGGTTTCTGTCCCTGCTGAAAGAATAACGCCAGAGGAATGGGCAAAACAGTTGCCTCTGAATTTTCTCCTTGTCGGATTAATCGAAAAACATAAAGTAGAACGTACAGAAAAGATATGCATGTCATGCGAACGATTTGATGTTAATACGAAATCAGAAGCGTCTTCCGTGTGTATTGATTGCTCTGACGCTCTTTGCGCAACATGTACAAGGTGTCATAAAAGTAGTAAATTAAGTTCAAACCATGAAATTGTTCCAATATCAGACATTTCAAAAGACGGTTATGCTTTGAAATCATTTAAGAACATGTGCTCCGAGCACAAAACTAAAGAGCTGGAATTATTCTGTGTAGATCATGATTGTCCATGCTGTTCAATATGTGTTTCAGTCAAACatagaaaatgcaaaaatgttttgactatcGAGGAAGCTGCCAAAGCATTCAGAGAATCAAACACCATAAGCAAGACTACAAACGAGGTTAGTGCTTTATTGGCAGATTTAGATACTGTGTTGGAATCTGAAAAAAGTTCTTTAGTTGACATGGACGCTGTTTATGATACCGAAATGCAGAAATGTGATAAATTTTGGAAAACATTGCAGCAAAAGATTGATGAACTTAAAAGTAAATGGACAAAGGCATACCAAAAAACATACCTCAGTGAACAGGCTAAACTCGAGTTATCTATTAGTGATGCCGAGAATAGAATGAAAGCTGTCAAAAATACTAAGCAAATCTTGGAAGCTACATTGAAAGAAGCTTCGGATGTCCAGTTAatgattgaaattaaaaaattgaagatttatattgaaaaacaatttagaaGATTTGAGAACACTCAAAATACATACAGCAAAATAGAGTTTCAATTTATTGATAGTGTAGATGACATTGTCaaaaatattgaagaaaaaatagtcattaacaatgataaaatgccaaaagttttacatttttctagcaccaaatgtgttaaaaatgaaattaaagatgAATCGTTTCAGTAAGGTCTAGATCACTCGCCTGCCGATAGAGCACCTGCTGATATAGCACCATCAGCTGGCGATAAGGCaccttttttgaaaaaaatgatttgccTCCCTTTGCACAGTGTCTTAAGTTTTTAGAGAAATAACTATTTGCTTCTCATTTTAAcctaatttaaattgttttgtcgggatttatttgaataaatactttgaaaattaaattatttttgtagtaTCTCCTTTGGatctaaataaaatgtaaactataagcTTACAGAATAAGATTTAATGTTcgttctaaatattttttatacaactcACAAATAACGATGCCTGCCCTGTCATATATATGAATGAAGTTCTGGATAgggtgtgtatatatatattagaggATGATGGACAAAGACAACAGAATTGACACAAAaagggaataaaaaaaaataggataaaaatagagaataattcATGTAAACTACAACTTCAAGACTAAAATGTAAATCTCGTTCtaattaacaaaataatgatGCCTGTCATACAAGTAGGTTATAGTGGGACTGCGCTCCACTATTTCTCCTCGAGGAGGTTCTAATCTCCTATAATCTTGCCAACATAAGtcattaaacatatatttctgaaactttgtGATCATTGCCCTCTACAGAAAAAGACACGTTCTGgcctatttattgttgttctttatgcattggtgaatttaaatgtatattttacttcattaagatttctctaaattttgtacaagttaacaTGGATTCTCTGTAAATATCAACCATGCCACATATAGGTCGTGGCACGCATAGTCTCAGAAAAGCTTCAAACTTTGTCAGTTAATACACTTTAAtgtataaatggaaaaaaaatattgatattgttgCTATGGACcatggttgccatggtaacgggATATTCTAATTTTACCTTCAAAATTGCTCTTTTTCAACTATGAAATAGGTCTACTTTGGGCATTAATATCCACTAAAATAGCAATATATTGGTAAAAATACCTATAATTTATatgaatatcattaaaaattaaaataataattgaatttaaaaatatcaaatattttttgttgccCTGATTTGATCCGTGGATACATGGAAGAGTTCAACCGGTATATAAAATACCCAATTTAGACAGTTTTTGAGGACGTGTAGCAAACTTACGCATCCATGTAGGAATATGACATTATACTTTCCTTTGAGGCAACATATTGTAGTTTCGATAAATGGAATGAAATTCTTGGGGATCTTGTTTCCAAGAGCGGTAACCATGgaaacaaaaaagtcaaattttcaaatttttatcagttttttccattaaaaagtgcaattaaaaagttaaccaataacttttttaatctTACATTACCTATTATTTATAACCTACAGGAGAAATTCAACTTAATGACAAATAAAAGGTCTGTTGCTATGGAAATAGGGCTttcaaaattgcaattttagccaaaaattgtaaaaaattgtaaaatctgcaaatttagaaaagaaaaaaaatttaaaacaatttgagaattcaaatggcaaaatacaGACTAAAGTTTAACTTCAGCTTAAATCTGACAATGAAAATGGTTACCATGGAAATATATGGATTATATCTGGAGATCTGAAATAAGGTctcacatttcattttttggaCGCAAATGAACATCAACACTATTTATTTGTTGCAATAAATTTGAagtgtaaatattaaaaatgctaAAACATATTTcgtgtaaacataaaaaatagtttcaatGTTGTCAAGATGTTTGCTATAGCCTTGATATGCTAAAGAAGAATACTATTTCACAGATTTAAGCTGACGCAACAGTTTTGTCTTGCTAAACAAATGATTTGATGAGCATGTCATCAAAACagatttaagatataaaaaacaagaatgtttccatagtacacagatgccccactcacagtatcattttacatgttcagtgtactgtgaaattgggatcaatactttaatttggcattacaattagaaagatcataccatacggaacatgtgtactaagtttcaagttaattgaacttcaacttcatcaaaaactaacttgaccaaaaactcTAACCTGAGCTTCACATTATCTTTTTCTTGGTtgagtggaccatgaaattggggaaaatactttaatttgacattgaaATTAGAACGATCATATCATAGTgaatatgtgtactaagtttcaagttaattggacttcaacttcgtCAAACactaacttgaccaaaaactcCAACCTAAAGCCGGACGAACGAATGGACAGACGAACGTATGAACAGAAgtacgaacggaggcacagaccaaaaaacatgATGGGCATAAAAAGTCGTCTTACAAATAT is a genomic window of Mytilus trossulus isolate FHL-02 chromosome 1, PNRI_Mtr1.1.1.hap1, whole genome shotgun sequence containing:
- the LOC134728283 gene encoding E3 ubiquitin-protein ligase TRIM45-like, whose amino-acid sequence is MATVFTSCIKDDDIITCTICLEQFNNPKYLPCLHTFCESCIATYITSAFEKDNTNIGCPVCRAKVSVPAERITPEEWAKQLPLNFLLVGLIEKHKVERTEKICMSCERFDVNTKSEASSVCIDCSDALCATCTRCHKSSKLSSNHEIVPISDISKDGYALKSFKNMCSEHKTKELELFCVDHDCPCCSICVSVKHRKCKNVLTIEEAAKAFRESNTISKTTNEVSALLADLDTVLESEKSSLVDMDAVYDTEMQKCDKFWKTLQQKIDELKSKWTKAYQKTYLSEQAKLELSISDAENRMKAVKNTKQILEATLKEASDVQLMIEIKKLKIYIEKQFRRFENTQNTYSKIEFQFIDSVDDIVKNIEEKIVINNDKMPKVLHFSSTKCVKNEIKDESFQ